One genomic region from Evansella sp. LMS18 encodes:
- a CDS encoding amino acid ABC transporter ATP-binding protein, with product MKEMIRVEKLNKSFGDLHVLKDIDLTVNESDVMCLVGASGSGKSTLLRCLNFLEIKDNGKVIFEGKQIEPKKDNLNEVRQQVGMVFQHFNLFPHKTVLENVIEAPIMVKKIEKKQAIEEGKELLDKVGLGDKYDVYPAKLSGGQKQRVAIARALAMKPKIMLFDEPTSALDPELVGEVLETMKKLAKEGMTMIVVTHEMGFAKEVADFTVYMHDGRIVERGPSNELFDNPKEQRTKDFLSKVL from the coding sequence ATGAAAGAAATGATTCGTGTAGAAAAGCTAAATAAATCATTTGGAGATCTTCATGTTCTGAAGGATATAGACCTGACAGTAAACGAAAGTGACGTTATGTGCCTTGTGGGAGCGAGTGGTTCTGGAAAAAGCACACTTCTCCGATGTCTCAATTTCCTTGAAATAAAAGATAACGGGAAAGTGATTTTTGAGGGAAAACAAATAGAACCAAAAAAAGATAATTTAAATGAGGTACGTCAGCAGGTAGGAATGGTTTTTCAGCATTTTAATCTGTTTCCCCATAAGACAGTCCTGGAAAACGTGATTGAAGCACCTATTATGGTGAAGAAAATCGAAAAGAAACAGGCAATTGAGGAAGGGAAGGAATTGCTGGACAAGGTTGGGCTTGGAGATAAATATGATGTTTATCCGGCAAAGCTTTCCGGCGGGCAGAAGCAACGTGTAGCAATTGCGAGAGCCCTTGCGATGAAACCAAAAATCATGCTCTTTGATGAGCCTACTTCTGCCCTTGATCCGGAGCTTGTGGGAGAAGTGCTGGAGACAATGAAGAAACTGGCTAAAGAGGGAATGACAATGATAGTCGTTACCCACGAAATGGGCTTCGCGAAAGAGGTAGCCGATTTTACCGTTTATATGCATGACGGCAGGATAGTGGAAAGAGGCCCTTCCAACGAATTATTCGATAATCCGAAAGAGCAGAGAACGAAAGATTTTTTAAGTAAAGTTTTATAG
- a CDS encoding amino acid ABC transporter permease, with protein MIVGGVFSIETFFSELIRTYPFFLEAAWLTLRITLAAVLLGTVIGVVVALIKLSGPVLKVFADIYITIIRGTPLIVQIFVLYFGFSQVIQLSPFWSASLALAVHNSAYIAEIFRGAIQSIDKGQMEAGRSLGMTSSLTMRRIIMPQAMRRAVPPLGNQFIIALKDSSLAAFVAIGELFRTAQGIAAGTFNTMETYLIVALYYLVMVMILTWIVNRVEHRLSVSER; from the coding sequence ATGATAGTCGGTGGCGTATTCAGTATTGAAACTTTCTTCTCAGAATTGATTCGTACATATCCTTTTTTTCTTGAAGCAGCCTGGCTGACACTCCGTATCACTCTTGCTGCAGTCCTTCTCGGCACGGTCATCGGTGTGGTTGTAGCGCTGATTAAACTGTCGGGGCCAGTGCTGAAAGTTTTTGCAGATATTTATATTACGATTATCCGGGGAACACCGCTGATTGTGCAGATTTTTGTTCTCTACTTTGGTTTTTCACAGGTTATACAGCTTTCCCCTTTCTGGTCGGCATCCCTTGCCCTAGCTGTACATAATTCAGCTTATATTGCTGAAATATTCCGGGGCGCCATCCAGTCGATCGACAAAGGACAGATGGAAGCGGGACGTTCCCTGGGGATGACTTCTTCGTTAACGATGCGGAGAATTATTATGCCGCAGGCAATGAGACGGGCGGTTCCTCCACTTGGTAATCAGTTCATTATTGCATTAAAAGACTCTTCACTTGCAGCCTTTGTGGCTATTGGGGAATTGTTCAGGACGGCGCAGGGAATCGCCGCAGGGACATTCAACACGATGGAGACATACCTGATTGTTGCTCTCTATTATTTAGTGATGGTGATGATCTTAACATGGATTGTCAACAGGGTCGAGCACAGGCTGTCTGTTAGTGAAAGATAG
- a CDS encoding transporter substrate-binding domain-containing protein, with protein sequence MKAFVKSILPVSLGAALLLSACGDNDDSAGGEDGEGSEYDEHTVEDGKFIFALSGEYRPFSYINENGELAGFDVDIGMAIAEELGLEGEPYQIAFNSIILGLQDERYDAIIGSMGITEERQETVDFSDPYYYSGAQLYVRPDSDINGIDDVDENTEVAVAEGTTYHSMIQDYTTNTPTYDSDVVALQALSQGRHDAVITDRLVGLINIEDQGLDIQMVGELIDTERIAVAVRQNEDDLLEGINQALENIRESGKYEEINSQYFDENIGEE encoded by the coding sequence ATGAAAGCATTTGTTAAAAGTATATTACCTGTCTCGTTAGGAGCTGCTTTGCTTCTTTCTGCTTGCGGGGATAATGATGACTCTGCAGGAGGGGAAGATGGAGAAGGCAGTGAATACGACGAGCATACGGTGGAGGACGGTAAATTCATTTTTGCCCTGTCCGGAGAGTACCGGCCATTCAGTTACATTAACGAGAATGGCGAACTGGCAGGGTTTGATGTTGATATTGGAATGGCAATAGCTGAGGAGCTGGGATTAGAGGGCGAGCCTTATCAGATAGCGTTTAATTCCATTATCCTTGGATTACAGGATGAAAGGTACGACGCGATCATCGGAAGTATGGGAATCACCGAAGAACGGCAGGAAACGGTCGACTTCTCAGACCCTTACTACTATTCAGGGGCTCAGCTATACGTTCGTCCTGACAGCGATATAAACGGCATAGACGATGTTGATGAAAATACAGAAGTGGCGGTAGCAGAAGGTACTACTTACCATTCAATGATCCAGGACTATACAACGAATACTCCAACATATGATTCTGACGTAGTTGCCCTACAGGCGCTTTCACAGGGCAGGCATGATGCCGTTATCACTGACCGCCTCGTTGGCCTGATTAACATCGAAGATCAGGGACTCGATATCCAGATGGTCGGTGAGCTTATTGACACGGAAAGAATCGCTGTCGCTGTTCGTCAGAATGAAGATGATCTTCTGGAGGGAATCAATCAGGCGCTCGAAAATATAAGAGAGAGCGGCAAATACGAAGAAATTAACTCCCAGTACTTTGACGAGAACATCGGAGAAGAGTAA
- the yihA gene encoding ribosome biogenesis GTP-binding protein YihA/YsxC, whose product MKINSAEIVISAAKPNQFPGGPFPEVALSGRSNVGKSSFINTVLGRKNLARTSQRPGKTQTLNFYFINERFHFVDVPGYGYAKVSKSEREAWGKVMEIYFQEREQLKGVVQLIDLRHKPTKDDIMMYDWLKHNELPVLIIGTKADKIPRGKWDKHTKQIKEGLEMADEDKIVVFSSETGQGKDKAWRELSSLLFDN is encoded by the coding sequence ATGAAAATTAACAGTGCAGAAATAGTAATCAGTGCAGCTAAACCAAATCAGTTTCCGGGAGGGCCCTTTCCTGAAGTGGCTCTTTCCGGACGTTCTAATGTAGGGAAATCCTCATTTATCAATACCGTTCTCGGGAGAAAGAATCTTGCCCGTACATCTCAGCGGCCAGGGAAAACGCAGACATTGAATTTTTACTTTATCAATGAGCGTTTTCACTTTGTCGATGTACCAGGATACGGCTATGCGAAAGTATCTAAATCGGAGCGGGAAGCCTGGGGAAAAGTGATGGAGATTTATTTCCAGGAAAGAGAACAGCTTAAAGGGGTAGTGCAGCTGATCGATCTCCGTCATAAGCCTACTAAAGATGACATTATGATGTATGACTGGCTGAAGCATAATGAACTGCCTGTCCTTATTATCGGGACAAAGGCGGATAAGATTCCCAGAGGGAAATGGGACAAGCACACGAAACAGATTAAAGAGGGGCTTGAAATGGCGGATGAAGACAAAATTGTTGTATTTTCTTCGGAAACCGGCCAGGGCAAGGACAAAGCCTGGCGGGAACTAAGCAGCCTTCTGTTTGATAATTAA
- the lon gene encoding endopeptidase La, whose product MSEETLRKLPLLPLRGLLVYPTMVLHLDVGRDKSVEALERAMVDNHEIFLTTQKEISVDDPGENDIYTVGTLAKVKQMLKLPNGTIRVLVEGLSRGRINELTDKTDYYETEVELIEEPQDYTTEDQALMRNVLEQFEQYIRLSKKVSQETFATVSDILEPGRLADIISSHLPLKIVQKQEILETIPVNERLTKVLRILSNEKEVLGLEKKIGQRVKKSMEKTQKEYYLREQMKAIQKELGDKEGKEGEIDELRDKIAEADMPEAVEEKALKELARYEKIPATSAESSVIRNYLEWLTVIPWGYETEDLLDIHRSEKILDEDHYGLEKVKERVLEYLAVQQLTRELKGPILCLAGPPGVGKTSLARSIARSLGRNFVRMSLGGVRDEAEIRGHRRTYVGAMPGRIIQGMRKAGSKNPVFLLDEIDKMASDFRGDPSAAMLEVLDPEQNNSFSDHFIEEPYDLSKVMFVITANNIGAIPAPLMDRMEIIHIPGYTEVEKLEIAKEYLLPKQVKDHGLTKGKLQVKEDAILKVVRYYTREAGVRSLERQMATICRKAAKIIVSGEKKRVIVTENTIEEFLGKPRFRYGKAELEDQVGAATGLAYTTAGGDTLTIEVSLSPGKGRLTLTGKLGDVMKESAQAAFSYIRSKSEELSIDPGFNEKNDIHIHVPEGAIPKDGPSAGITMATALISALTGRAVRKEVGMTGEITLRGRVLPIGGLKEKAMSAHRAGLTHIIMPKDNERDLDDIPASVRKDLTFIPVSHLDEVLKEALVGKPNEN is encoded by the coding sequence ATGAGTGAAGAAACTCTGAGAAAACTCCCTTTACTACCGTTAAGAGGATTGCTCGTTTATCCTACAATGGTGCTTCATCTGGACGTAGGAAGAGATAAATCAGTGGAAGCACTGGAACGGGCTATGGTAGATAATCATGAAATTTTTCTTACAACGCAAAAGGAAATTTCAGTAGACGATCCTGGTGAAAACGACATTTATACTGTCGGTACCCTTGCAAAGGTAAAACAAATGCTGAAACTTCCGAATGGCACGATACGTGTGCTTGTTGAAGGGCTCAGCAGAGGAAGAATAAACGAGTTAACCGACAAGACAGATTACTATGAAACTGAAGTGGAACTGATCGAGGAACCGCAGGATTACACGACAGAAGACCAGGCTCTTATGCGAAATGTCCTTGAACAGTTTGAACAGTATATCCGGCTGTCCAAAAAGGTTTCCCAGGAAACATTTGCAACTGTGTCGGACATTCTGGAACCTGGGCGGCTGGCTGACATTATATCCTCACATTTGCCGCTGAAAATTGTCCAGAAGCAGGAAATTCTTGAAACAATCCCGGTGAATGAACGTCTCACGAAGGTGCTCAGAATACTGAGCAATGAGAAAGAAGTGCTGGGGCTTGAAAAGAAAATCGGACAGCGTGTCAAAAAGTCGATGGAGAAAACCCAGAAAGAGTATTATTTACGCGAGCAGATGAAGGCGATTCAGAAGGAACTGGGAGACAAAGAAGGAAAAGAAGGGGAAATTGACGAGCTTCGTGATAAAATCGCTGAAGCCGATATGCCTGAAGCTGTAGAGGAAAAAGCGCTTAAGGAGCTTGCCCGATACGAAAAAATCCCGGCTACTTCCGCTGAAAGCTCGGTTATCCGCAATTATCTGGAATGGCTCACCGTTATTCCATGGGGCTATGAGACGGAAGATCTTCTTGATATTCATCGCTCTGAAAAGATTCTTGATGAAGACCATTACGGACTGGAAAAGGTCAAGGAGCGAGTGCTTGAATATCTCGCAGTTCAGCAGCTGACAAGAGAGCTTAAAGGGCCGATACTCTGTCTTGCCGGGCCTCCAGGGGTAGGTAAAACTTCCCTCGCCCGCTCAATAGCCCGTTCACTTGGACGTAATTTTGTACGTATGTCTCTTGGCGGTGTCAGGGATGAAGCAGAGATAAGAGGGCACCGCCGCACGTATGTCGGTGCGATGCCAGGAAGAATTATTCAGGGGATGAGAAAAGCAGGTTCTAAAAACCCTGTATTTCTCCTTGATGAAATCGACAAAATGGCCAGTGATTTCCGGGGCGACCCTTCTGCAGCTATGCTGGAAGTGCTTGATCCGGAGCAGAATAATTCGTTCAGTGATCATTTTATTGAGGAACCATACGACCTTTCCAAAGTTATGTTCGTCATAACTGCGAATAATATTGGAGCAATTCCGGCTCCACTTATGGACCGTATGGAGATCATTCATATACCTGGTTACACGGAAGTGGAGAAGCTTGAAATAGCGAAAGAATACCTTCTTCCTAAACAGGTGAAGGACCACGGACTTACGAAAGGGAAACTGCAGGTTAAAGAAGACGCAATCCTGAAGGTTGTCCGTTATTACACGAGAGAAGCTGGTGTCCGTAGCCTGGAAAGGCAAATGGCGACTATTTGCCGAAAGGCTGCTAAAATTATCGTTTCCGGCGAGAAAAAACGAGTAATCGTTACTGAAAATACGATTGAAGAATTTCTCGGGAAGCCCCGTTTCCGTTATGGGAAAGCAGAGCTGGAAGACCAGGTTGGCGCGGCTACTGGATTGGCGTATACTACTGCCGGAGGGGACACTTTAACGATAGAGGTATCCTTGTCACCAGGAAAAGGGCGGCTGACCCTGACAGGTAAGCTCGGGGATGTGATGAAAGAGTCTGCGCAGGCAGCCTTCAGTTATATCCGCTCTAAATCAGAAGAGCTATCGATTGACCCTGGCTTTAACGAGAAGAATGACATTCACATTCATGTTCCTGAAGGGGCTATCCCTAAAGACGGCCCTTCTGCCGGAATAACAATGGCAACTGCGCTTATATCCGCTCTGACGGGGCGCGCAGTGAGAAAAGAAGTTGGTATGACGGGTGAAATAACCTTAAGAGGCAGGGTGCTGCCAATTGGCGGATTAAAAGAAAAAGCAATGAGCGCCCATCGAGCAGGGCTTACTCATATTATCATGCCAAAGGACAACGAACGGGATCTTGATGACATTCCTGCAAGTGTCCGGAAAGACTTAACTTTTATACCTGTATCTCATCTTGATGAGGTATTAAAAGAAGCGTTAGTGGGGAAACCAAATGAAAATTAA